The Halogeometricum borinquense DSM 11551 region CAACCTCTCATCTAGCTAGCCTACGGACCAACTTGTCTGACTACCATATGAATATTTCTAATTTCAGTATGTGTTCTCAGCCAACGGGCTGTATTTGTGGTGGTTTACTGGAAATAGTGGGGAGGGGGTGTTGCACTATCCTTATTTACCTCAGCCCTTCGCAGTCTACCGATTTCGTTCTCACACTATTTTATTGGAAACAGTGGTGTTCGACTATCTTATAAAGAATGCTTTACTGGAAATACTGGAACACCTCGGTCTGCCTTCATCCGGGCTGCTTTCGTTCAGGCTGTCTTCATTCGGACTTCCTCCATCGTGATAGACACACGCCGGCAACCGACGTTTACTGGAAATAGTGGGGTGTTCCTCCCTCGTGTGTCCCGAATGTTTACTGGAAATGATGGGGTCTCACACGAGTAGTAGAAACATCACCCATTGGTGGTTATACTGGAAATACCGGAAACGTCGGTCGAAACAATTTTCCTCGCAGACTGAATCAGTCGAGTACAATATGGCTCCCCGATTCCAACCTGACGATACGCTGTATAAACGTCGGAATACGCTCAAGGTAGAATATGTTCCGGACGATATCGTCGGACGAGATAACGAAATCGAGGAGTACGAAGCAGCTCTCCAGCCGATCATTAACGGGGAGTATCCCGACAACATATTCATTTACGGCAAGACTGGTGTGGGGAAGACCGCCGTCACGAACTTTCTCCTCAACGAGCTCCAAGAGTCGGCGGAACACTTTGAGGTCGACCTCTCTGTCATCTCACTCAACTGCGATGGGCTCAGCACGAGCTACCAAGCTGCGATTAGCCTGGTAAACAACCTCCGGGAACCCGAACACCACATCGCTGAGACCGGGCATCCGCAGTCCAAAGTCTATCGGCTACTCTGGGACGAACTCAACAAACTGTCCGGGACTGTGATCATCGTTCTCGACGAGATCGATCACATCACAGACGACACGTTCCTCTACCAGATAACTCGTGCCGACAACAACGGATATATCGACAATATCCAACTCGGTCTCATCGGCATCAGTAACGATTCGACGTTTCGGGAGCAACTTGACGCGAAAGTTCAGTCGTCTCTTTGTGAAACTGAAATTTCGTTTCCGCCGTATGGGACCGAAGAACTCCAGAAAGTCCTCGAACAGCGAGCTGATATCGCGTTCCACCAGAGCGCACTTGAGGACGGTGTAATCCCGTTATGTGCTGCACTCGGCCGTCAGGATGGCGGTGATGCTCGCCGGGCAATCACCCTCCTCCGAAAGGCTGGTGACCTCGCCCGAACGGAGAATGCAGAGTCGGTGACGACCGACCATGTCGAACGCGCCCAAGAGAAACTTGAGGCACAACAGAGCATGGACATTATGCGTGACCTCACCGAACACGAGCAACTCACGCTCTATGCGTTGACTACGCTCGCTGCCGAGAATGCGACGCCTGCTCGCTCGCGCGTTGTCTATCAACGCTATAAAGAACTCTGTGAATACCAGGGTCGAGACCCTCGTACGGCGCGTCGGATGCGTAGCTTCCTCTCTGATTTCGAGATACTCAACCTGACGCTCTCACAGATGGTGCACCGTGGTCAGGACGGCGGGACGTACCGTGAGCATGAACTCAACCGCGACATCGCAACTGTCGTTGACGCACTCCAGACTATCATCAGCGAATTCGGTGCCCATCGGAGTATTATCGAGTATCTCCCTGACTCCGGCGAAGAGTTCGTTGCGATGTAAGCCGAGCGACTCTTGACTAGCAAAACTGAAGTTAGTAAAATCTAGATTAGTAAAATCCTAATTTACAAAACCGATACTACTATCTCATCCACTCATCAAATACAGGTATGAGCCATCCCCGTTTTGTCAATCGCGAAGACGAACTAGAGATGTTGACATCACGGTTCGACCGTGACACAGCAGAGTTACTCGTTGTGTACGGTCGGCGGCGACTCGGCAAGAGTGCGCTTATCCGCGAGTCGATCCGGGAACGCGATGACGCAGTCTACTGGCAGGCGACCGAAGAGACGCCGGACGTGCAACTTTCGAGTTTTGTCGAGACTGCACGCGAGACGTTTCCCGTCGTCGAAGACATCAAACGGGACTGGGAAGCACTGCTCCGAACGCTCGGACGACAGGATGCGATTGTCGTCCTTGATGAGTTCCCCTATCTGATCGACTCGGACGATTCGCTCCCCTCGAAAATTCAGCGTGTCTGGGATCTCCACCTCGAAGAGACCGGGATGTCGCTCGTACTTGTGGGGTCGTCGATCAGCGTCATGGAAGAGAAGGTCCTCAGTGGTGGAAGTCCGTTGTACGGGCGTCGAACCGGGACGATAGACCTCCCACCGCTCGACCTGAGCGACGCACAGCAGTTCTATCCCGATGCGGATCCCGAGACCGCTATCGAGACGTGGAGTGTCTTCGGTGGCACGCCGTATTACCTCCGTGCGCTCACTCCTTCAGCATCGCTTTCAGAGAATATTCAGTCGCACATCCTTTCGGAACACGGCGTTCTTCACAACGAACCGGAGTTCCTGTTACGCACTGAGTTCGGTATTCGAGAGCCGCAGACGTACTACACGGTCCTTCGAGCGATTGCCACGGGCAAGCGTGAAGCGAGCGAAATCGCTACTTTCGCCGGCATGGATTCGAACTCCCTCGGCTCGTATCTCTCGAAACTACGGAGACTTCGGTTGATAACCCGAGATATTCCGGTGACGGCAAACCCCAATGCAACGAGGAAGAGTCGCTACCGACTCAATGAGCCATTGTTCCGGTTCTGGTTCCGCTACGTGTATGGGCAGGAAGGAAAGCTCGCACAACTCGGAGATGATGCGTACGATGAATTGGTCGCGCCCTCGTTCTCGGACTACATGGGTCCAATGTTCGAAGTCGTCTGCCAAAACGCCTTACCGACGCTTATTCCCAAAACGTACCACGGAATCGGGTACTGGTGGCACAAGCACCACGAACTCGATGTTGTCGGCCTTGCGAGCGATGGCACGCTCGTCGCGGGTGAGTGCAAGTACACAACTCGTGAAATGAACGAGGGAGACCTCGCTGATCTCGAGCGAAGTGCTGCACAGGTAGACTGGACGCCCCCGGAAGGCGGCGACCCGACGTACCACTACTGCTGCTTCGCTCGTTCGGGATTCTCTGATGGGCTGCGGGCAGTCGCTGAAGAGCGGTCGGACGTCTCGCTGTTCACTCCGCAAGACATCGTAGAGATGCAAATCTGACCTTCGGTTCTTTATCTTTGACGACGCGCCCGATGCACAACACAGAATCCGTCTCACGGTTGTAAATGGGGAACCAGGCGTCACGTAGTTCCATCAGACGCTTATAGTCGGAGTTTCACCCGAAGTTCTCGAACTGCTCGTCGGCGGGAATCTTGTCTTGGTTTCATCATAATTCACGCTGGAGGTGAGGAAGGACTATCGTGATGGGTGTGCTATAACAACACATGAATATCCGTACTGCGACCGAAAGCGATACCCACGCCATCCTCCGGATAGCGGAACAGTCATGGAAAACCGATTATCCGGAGATTCTCACACGCGAAACCGCTGAAGAAGCAGTCACAGACTGGTATACTTCCGAACAAATCGAAGCGGAACTTAATGAGGAGCAGACAATGATTCTCGTTGCCGAACGCGAGGGGGCAGTTGTCGGTTTCGCACACGCGGCGTGGAATGACTCCGAAGAAGATGGATACATCCTCCGAATCTACGTCCATCCCGAGCACCGTCGAGAGAACATCGGCCGTGAGTTGCTTGAGCGGACGTGTACTAACCTTGCCGAGCAGGGAATCGAACGAATCAACGCGATGGTTCTCGTGGAGAACGACCCCGGCAACGCATTCTACAAACGATTCGGGTTCGAACACGTGGATGAGAGCCAGACTACTCTCGGTGGCGAACCGCACCCCGAAAACAGGTACGTACTCGAACACCCCTCTGAACTGGGCGGCGGATAACCAGCCTGACTGTTCTGGCTGTCCAATGAGGACGATACACCGTTATGGGAACTCGCGTAGGAAACTCCCAAAACTGCCACGTTCCGGAGTACAAACGTTTTTTGCCCTGAGAGCGATTGTGTTCGTGCATGTCGAACGGCCGGGGACCGGACTCCGAGACGGGGTTGGGCGAGTACGAGAAAATCGATCCTCCGACCTCGTTCGCCGAACAGGCAACTGTTACTGACGAGTCCATCTACGACGAGTTTAATGACACCTGGCCCGACTGTTGGGAACGGGCGGCAGCGACAATCGACTGGAGCGAACCGTACGAGTGCGTCCTCCCGAATGACGAACCGCCGTTCGAGTGGTTTGCCGGCGGGACGCTGAACGCTTCCTACAACTGTCTGGACCGACACATCGAAGCCGGGGCGAAGAATCGCGTCGCCATCAAGTGGGAGAGCCATCTCGGCGAGACCCGGACGTACACGTATCAGGACCTCTACCGCGAGGTTAACGAGTTCGCGGCTGCACTTCGCGCACAGGGCGTCGAGGAAGACGATGTCGTCACCCTCTACATGCCGATGATACCGGAGTTGCCTATCGCCATGCTCGCATGTGCCCGCATCGGTGCCCCGCACAACGTCGTCTTCGCGGGCCTGTCAGCGGATGCACTCGCTACGCGACTGGAGAGCGCTGACTCGGAGTATCTCGTCACCTGTGACGGCTACTACCGTCGAGGGAACGCTATCTTCCTGAAGAGCAAGGCCGAGGACGCCCGTCTCAAAACACCTCACGACCTCAGCGAGATGGTCCTTGTTGAGCATCTCGGCGAGGCCGAACATCTCGGGGAGACTCAGCACACGTACGATGAACTGGTCAGCGAACACGCCGGTGCGGAGGTTGCACCGGTTGACCGGTCGGCCGACGATGTTCTCTTTCTGATCCACACTTCGGGAACTACGGGTGAGCCAAAGCGAGTCGAACACGTCACCGGCGGCTATCTCGCCCACGTCACGTGGACGTCGCAGGCGGTGTTAGACCTCAAACCCGGGGATACGTACCTCTGTACGGCGAACATCGGATGGATTAGCGGTCACTCGTACGTCGTTTACGGTCCGTTAGCGGTCGGAGCTACGACGGTCATGTACGAGGGGACTCCCAACTATCCGGAGAAAGACCGTATCTGGAGCCTCATCGAGCAGAATGCCGTGGACGTGTTCTACACGGCCCCGACGGCGATTCGCGCGTTCATGAAATGGGGTGCAGAGTATCCTGCACAGCACGACCTGTCGAGCCTCCGCCTTCTGGGAACGGTCGGTGAACCGATCAACCCCCGCGCGTGGCAGTGGTACTACGAGCACGTCGGCAATGAGGAGTGTCCGATAGTCGATACGTGGTGGCAGACCGAAACCGGCGGTATGATGATCGCCACCCTTCCCGGCATCGACGCGATGAAACCCGGGGTAGCCGGCCCACCGCTTCCGGGAACCGACGCGAAAATCGTCGATGGAAGTGGCGAGGCAGTCCCGCCAAACGACGCAGGGTATCTCGTCCTTACTCGACCGTGGCCCGGGATGCCGCTCGCACTGCGACACGGGCGGCGATGGGGTCGTGAGGGTACCTCGGAGATCGAAGTGAACGGGTGGAACTACTTCACGGGTGACGGTGCGCGAGTAGACGAGGACGGCTATATCACCGTCCTCGGACGGATCGACGACGTCATCAACGTTTCGGGATACCGTCTCGGGACCATGGAGATCGAAAGCGCTATCGTCGATGTCGAGGGCGTCGTCGAGGCCGCCGTCGTCAGCGTCGATAACGCCGAAACGGGCGGCGTCCACGCGTATGTCACGCTTGAGGCGGCTCTTTCCGGTGACGAGCAGATGCGCGAGCGAATCGCCTCCCACGTTCGCGAGCGTATCGGTCCGATTGCTACGTTGGATGCTGTCGTTTTCACGCCCGACCTTCCGAAGACACGGTCGGGGAAGATCATGCGTCGCTTCCTCGAAAATATCGCAAACGGCGAGGAGTTCGGTGACACATCAACGCTCCGAAACCCCGAAATCGTCGGCGAACTCAAGTCCATCGTTCGGGACGACTGACCGCTATTTCGGAATTATTTGATAAGCCGAAACCGATGCTCGGAGAGTGATCGGTTCTATCGCGTGAAATACACCTCTCACCGACCGAAAATACCCCCGCCACCGAACGATTTAGTTCGCTTTAGGTAGAATAAGCGAAAGAATGGGGCGTACGAAGTCCGGTACGACGCAGTTGGCCGAGGGGGACTACGAGCGACTGCGGCGGGCAACCGAAACGTATCGAGAGGACCTCGTACTCCGACTGGGTGCGGAAGTGGGTCTCAAGCCGGCCGAAATGAGCCAGTTCAAGCCCACACATGTAGTTCGTCGGACACATCGTGGAACGGACCTGTATCTACTCGCCGTCCCGGCCGATGGTCGAAACGCGTATCTGCCGAGCGATGTCGAACACGACGTTCGCAAGTACGTCCGGGCCAACAATATCGATGAGACGGAACGAGTGTTCCCGGTCACCCCACGGCGTCTGCAGATGCTCGTGTCGTCAGTCGGTGAGCGGGCCGCCGAAAAGACCGGCCGCGAGGAATTAGTTGACGTCTCCTCGCGCGACCTCCGACGGTACTTCGCCCGAACACTGCTCTCTGACGGTATCCACCCGTCTATCGTTATGCGTATCGGCGGGTGGGACCGGATAGAAAGTCTTGCTCCGCTCCTCGATGATCCGGGAGAAGACGCAATACTTGACGCGCTCTCGCCGGAATCCGATGAGAGTGACGTGGAGCCTAACCAGGTCGAGACAGACCGGTTGCGGCAGGTCGTAGAGACTGCCCGAACCGTTGGCTCGGCGCTCCCGACCGTCAGTACGCGTAACGAAGTCGAACAGACTGTCTGTGATCGGTTCAGTGATTCAGCTCTCTATCAGTTCGCGTGGATCGAATCGGATACAACCGACGCGCGGGCATCGCTCGCCGCCGCCGCTGGTCTCGACGAGGCCTCGCTGGAAGCAATCCGTCAGTCGCTCTCGGGTCGGGATACCGATTCCGCCGACCGTGCATCTCGGACCCGTACCGTACAGACGGCTACGGCCGCTGACCTCCCTACGGGGACCGCACGTGGATCGCTCGCCGTCGTCCCACTGGTTCATGGCGAAACCGTGTACGGAGTTCTGTATCTCGCACTCGACCGGGGTGACGTGACCGACCCCGAAGCGGACGTGTTGTTGACGCTTGGACACCACATCGGGCAGGCTATCACCGCCGCAGAGCGCAGAAAATTACTGCTGGCCGATACGGTCGTTCAACTGGAGTTTCAGTGCTCGGACCACAACGACCTATTGGTTCGACTCTCCGCGGACCTCAGTTGTACGGTTCGTCTTCGTGGGGTCGTTCCCATTGAAGCACAGTCCTTACTGTGTTTCCTCACTGTCCGCGGCGCGGCGACCGAAGCAGTGTTCGACGAGCTAATGGCGGCGGAAGCGGTCGAAAACATCCGTTTGATTCGTGACCGTGGTGAGGAGTCACTCCTCGAAGTCGCCCTTTCCGCTGGATCGACAATTATGACGCTCACCTCCTACGACGGCACCGTTTCGCAGTTCGTCGCGGAGGACGGTGTCGCCCGTTTCGCCGGCGAGTTTTCGAACGAAACGCCACTGCGGGACGTCATGGCCGATCTCACCGACACGTATCCAGACACCGAACTCGTGGCCAAACAAGAGATCGAACGCCCCGCCCGTAACACGGCCGACTTTCGGCAGTCCCTGGCGACGCGACTCACTGATAAGCAACAGTCAGTTTTGCGGGCGGCCTACCTTGCCGGTTACTTCGAATGGCCACGCGGCAGTACCGCCGAGGACCTCGCCGATTCCATCGATATCTCCTCACCAACGCTGCATCAACATCTTCGAACTGCCCAGCAGAAACTCCTCACGTCTTTCTTCGACGATGAATCCGAGGGGCAAGACTCGACCCTAGGCCTTTAGGGATGGGAACAACTGACGCACAATCATTCATTACTATCTAATATTTACTACTGCATACTAGAAATAGCTATTCTCGGGTATCAGTGCCTATGAGTAGATATTTTGCGCCAATCATTAATACGTATCTACTTTCTGACTATTTTTGATAGTTAGATGGACTACTTATGTCCTTTGTCGTGGCTCGTTAGCATGAACTATGGTAGATGGTGACATTGAAATGGAGACACGGCTGGAAGACGAAGTAGCGTTCGAACCACCTGAGGATTTCGTCGCGCAGGCGAACGTCTCGGATTCGTCGATATACGACGAGTTCGCGGCGAACTGGCCCGAATGCTGGGAACGGGCCGCCGACCTGCTCGATTGGGACGACGAGTACGAACAGGTCCTCGACGATTCGAATCCGCCCTTCTACAAGTGGTTCACCGAGGGCAAACTGAACGCCTCTTACAACTGTCTGGACCGCCACGTCGAAAACGGCGACAAGAACCGCGCCGCCATCAAGTGGGAGGGTGAACTCGGCGAGACGCGCACGTACACGTACCAAGACCTCTACCGCGAGGTCAACGAGTTTTCGGCTGCACTTCGCGCACAGGGTGTCGAGGAAGACGATGTCGTCACCCTCTACATGCCGATGATTCCCGAGTTGCCCATCGCTATGCTCGCGTGCGCTCGAATCGGTGCGCCACACTCGGTGGTGTTCGCCGGGTTCTCCGCCGAAGCACTTGCGACACGAATGAACTCCGCCGACTCGGAGTATCTCGTCACCTGTGACGGCTACTACCGTCGCGGTGACTCCCTCGACCATCTCGACAAGGCGAACGAGGGCCTCGACGGTGTCGATCACGATGTCGAATCCGTCGTCGTGGTCGATAGACTCGGCGGCGATGGCTTCGACCGTGACCTGCGGGACAACCAGCACGACTGGGACGACTTACTGGCCGAACACGACGGTCATCGCGTCGAACCCGTCGAACGAGACGCCGAAGACATGATCTTTTTGATGTACACGTCGGGAACGACCGGCCAGCCCAAGGGGGTCAAACACACCACCGGCGGGTACCTTTCGTACGCGGCGTGGACATCGCATGCAGTCCTCGATATCGAACCCGAAGACACCTACTGGTGCTCTGCGGACATCGGTTGGATCACGGGCCACTCGTACATCGTCTACGGCCCGCTTGCACTCGGCACGACGACGGTGATGTACGAGGGGACTCCCGACTACCCCGAGTGCGACCGCCTGTGGGAAATCGTCGAGAAGTATTCGGTCGATATCTTCTATACGGCACCGACGGCGATTCGTGCGTTCATGAAGTGGGGTGAGAAATTCCCCGAGTCGCGTGATCTGTCGTCGCTCCGCCTCCTCGGAACCGTTGGCGAACCGATCAACCCGCGTGCGTGGAAGTGGTACCACGAGCATATCGGCAACGGGGAGTGCCCAATTGTCGATACGTGGTGGCAGACCGAAACCGGCGGTATGATGATTACGACATTGCCGGGAATCTCTACGATGAAACCCGGTGCGGCCGGTCCGCCGCTTCCTGGTATCGACGCCCAAATTGTTGACACGACCGGAGACGAGGTCGAAGCCGGGCGGGCAGGCTACCTCACGGTGAACAAGCCGTGGCCCGGTATGCTCCGGACGCTGTATAACAACGACGAACGCTACATCTCCGAGTACTGGGAGGAATACTCCGACACTGACAGCGACGACCCTGACGACTGGGTGTACTTCCCCGAGGACGGTGCAAAAATCGATGCGGACGGCTACATCACCATCCTCGGCCGAGTGGACGACGTAATCAATGTCTCCGGACACCGCCTCGGAACGATGGAAATCGAGTCAGCCATCGTCGGCGTCGAGGGCGTCGCAGAAGCCGCAGTCGTCGGCGGCACCCACGATATCAAAGGTGAGGCTGTCTACGCCTACGTCATTACTGAAGACGGCTACGAGGGCGACAGCGACTTTCACGAACGCATCATCGAAGGCGTCAACGACGCAATCGGCCCCATCGCACGGCCCGAAGAGGTCGTCTTTACGCCCGAACTACCGAAGACACGCTCGGGGAAAATCATGCGCCGCCTGCTCGAAGACGTAGCGAACGGGGACGAACTCGGCAATACATCGACGCTCCGAAACCCCGAAATCGTCGAGGAGATCGAATCGAAGGTCAACGCGCAGAGCGACTGATAGAACTCAACACCACATTATCGAGAAACAAGACAAGACGGACAAACTATGTCAAACGAAACGACTGAGTCAGAGATTGACTCACACGAGACGCAAGCCGGTCGTGACACGGCCGCCCGGCACGAACAGATCGATTACCTAAACAGAGAGGTGAACCTGCTGAAACCGAGCACCCCGTTCATGCGGGACCACTTGAAGGTGGTCTGGGTCAGCTTTATCACGTGGGCACTCCTCACGTTCGGGCCGCCGGTCCTGACCTACTTCGCGCCGGAGTTAATGACCACGCAGCTACCGGTTATCGGCTTCCCGGCACACTACTTCTTGGTCGCAGTCTTAACGCCGACCAGTTCGCTCGTGCTCGCGTTCATCTACTCCCGCAAGCGTGACCAACTCGACGAGAAGTACGGCATCGACCACACAACCACGACGGAAGACACGTCGAGTGAGAAAGGCGGTGAAACCGCCGTCACCGACGGGGGGAGTATCGAATGACGACGAGTATTCTTCTCCAGTCGAGTGATCTGCTCCCCGAGGCGCTCAACATCTCGTTCAAACTCATCCCGGCCATCATGGTCGTGGGAATGTTGACCCTCTTCCTCGTTATCGGCTACGTGTTCAAGGTCGCCGACACCGAGGGGATGTGGGTTGCCGGTCGTTCCATCGGGAATATCGAAAACGGCATGGCAATCGGTGCCAACTGGATGTCGGCCGCCTCGTATCTTGGACTGGCAGGCTTAGTTGCCCTCGCGGGCTTCTACGGCCTCGCCTTCATCATCGGGTGGACGACCGGCTACTTCGTCCTCCTCATCTTCCTAGCCGCGCAGATGCGCCGGTTCGGGAAGTACACCGCACCCGACTTCGTCGGTGACCGTTTCAACTCGGACACTGCACGCGCTATCGGCGCGCTCACAACGATTCTCATCGGGTTCGTCTACTCGGTCGGGCAAGCACGCGGCATGGGCCTCGTCGGCCTGTACGTTTTCGGGACCGACTATATCACGATGGTCGTCGTGATGATGGCCATTACGGTCGGATATCTGACCATCTCCGGAATGATGGGCGCAACCAAGAACATGGCCGTCCAGTACGTCATCCTCATCGTCGCATTCCTGACGGCCGTCTACGTCGTCGGCTTCACCGGCGGCTACTCGACGGTGTTGCCACAGATCGAGTACGGACAGCTGATCGGTCAGCTCTCGGCGGAGTTCTCAGAACCGTTCGCCAACGCGGGATTCTACCTCTGGATCGCCACGGCGTTCTCGCTTATCTTCGGGACCTGTGGCCTCCCGCACGTGTTGGTGCGGTTCTATACGGTCGAAAACGAAAAGACCGCCCGTCAGTCCACCGTCTGGGGGCTGTTTTTCATCCTGCTTCTGTACTGGAGCGCCCCCGCGCTGGCGGCGTTCGGTGTCGATCTCTACAACGCCTCGCAGTACGGTCCGACGTTCGCTGCGAACGGCGGCATGAGTGGCGGTGAAGGTGACCTCATCGTGGTGCTGGCGGCTCAACTCTCGAATCTGCCGACGTGGTTCGTCGGCCTCGTGGCCGCAGGCGGTATCGCCGCCGCGATTGCGACGACGGCCGGACTGTTCATCACGGCCTCGTCTGCCGTCTCGCACGACATCTACACGAACATCGTCAATCCTGACGCGACCCAGCGCCAGCAAGTGCTGGTCGGCCGGGCCACGATTGTCGCACTGGGTCTCATCGTGACGATTACCGCGTTCGACCCGCCGGCGCTCGTCGGCGAACTAGTCGCACTGGCGTTCTCGCTCGCGGCCATCGTGCTGTTCCCGATGTTCTTCCTCGGACTCTGGTGGGAGAACACGAACCGGCAGGGAGCGCTCGCCGGGATGACCGTCGGCCTCACGCTCTGGGTTGCCGCGGTCGTCAACGACCTCATCTTCCACTTCAGCGACGCCTTCGCTGAATTCGTGCCGGCTATCGGCGCCGCTCTCGTCGGGACGCCACTGGTGTTCATCGTCACGATTGCCGTTTCACTGGCGACGGATGAACCGCCACAGCGGATCAAGAAGATGGTTCGACAGTGCCACAGTCCCGAACCGATGGGACAGCAACAGTCTGCAGAAGACGTTGTGA contains the following coding sequences:
- a CDS encoding orc1/cdc6 family replication initiation protein, coding for MAPRFQPDDTLYKRRNTLKVEYVPDDIVGRDNEIEEYEAALQPIINGEYPDNIFIYGKTGVGKTAVTNFLLNELQESAEHFEVDLSVISLNCDGLSTSYQAAISLVNNLREPEHHIAETGHPQSKVYRLLWDELNKLSGTVIIVLDEIDHITDDTFLYQITRADNNGYIDNIQLGLIGISNDSTFREQLDAKVQSSLCETEISFPPYGTEELQKVLEQRADIAFHQSALEDGVIPLCAALGRQDGGDARRAITLLRKAGDLARTENAESVTTDHVERAQEKLEAQQSMDIMRDLTEHEQLTLYALTTLAAENATPARSRVVYQRYKELCEYQGRDPRTARRMRSFLSDFEILNLTLSQMVHRGQDGGTYREHELNRDIATVVDALQTIISEFGAHRSIIEYLPDSGEEFVAM
- a CDS encoding ATP-binding protein, whose protein sequence is MSHPRFVNREDELEMLTSRFDRDTAELLVVYGRRRLGKSALIRESIRERDDAVYWQATEETPDVQLSSFVETARETFPVVEDIKRDWEALLRTLGRQDAIVVLDEFPYLIDSDDSLPSKIQRVWDLHLEETGMSLVLVGSSISVMEEKVLSGGSPLYGRRTGTIDLPPLDLSDAQQFYPDADPETAIETWSVFGGTPYYLRALTPSASLSENIQSHILSEHGVLHNEPEFLLRTEFGIREPQTYYTVLRAIATGKREASEIATFAGMDSNSLGSYLSKLRRLRLITRDIPVTANPNATRKSRYRLNEPLFRFWFRYVYGQEGKLAQLGDDAYDELVAPSFSDYMGPMFEVVCQNALPTLIPKTYHGIGYWWHKHHELDVVGLASDGTLVAGECKYTTREMNEGDLADLERSAAQVDWTPPEGGDPTYHYCCFARSGFSDGLRAVAEERSDVSLFTPQDIVEMQI
- a CDS encoding GNAT family N-acetyltransferase — its product is MNIRTATESDTHAILRIAEQSWKTDYPEILTRETAEEAVTDWYTSEQIEAELNEEQTMILVAEREGAVVGFAHAAWNDSEEDGYILRIYVHPEHRRENIGRELLERTCTNLAEQGIERINAMVLVENDPGNAFYKRFGFEHVDESQTTLGGEPHPENRYVLEHPSELGGG
- the acs gene encoding acetate--CoA ligase, whose amino-acid sequence is MSNGRGPDSETGLGEYEKIDPPTSFAEQATVTDESIYDEFNDTWPDCWERAAATIDWSEPYECVLPNDEPPFEWFAGGTLNASYNCLDRHIEAGAKNRVAIKWESHLGETRTYTYQDLYREVNEFAAALRAQGVEEDDVVTLYMPMIPELPIAMLACARIGAPHNVVFAGLSADALATRLESADSEYLVTCDGYYRRGNAIFLKSKAEDARLKTPHDLSEMVLVEHLGEAEHLGETQHTYDELVSEHAGAEVAPVDRSADDVLFLIHTSGTTGEPKRVEHVTGGYLAHVTWTSQAVLDLKPGDTYLCTANIGWISGHSYVVYGPLAVGATTVMYEGTPNYPEKDRIWSLIEQNAVDVFYTAPTAIRAFMKWGAEYPAQHDLSSLRLLGTVGEPINPRAWQWYYEHVGNEECPIVDTWWQTETGGMMIATLPGIDAMKPGVAGPPLPGTDAKIVDGSGEAVPPNDAGYLVLTRPWPGMPLALRHGRRWGREGTSEIEVNGWNYFTGDGARVDEDGYITVLGRIDDVINVSGYRLGTMEIESAIVDVEGVVEAAVVSVDNAETGGVHAYVTLEAALSGDEQMRERIASHVRERIGPIATLDAVVFTPDLPKTRSGKIMRRFLENIANGEEFGDTSTLRNPEIVGELKSIVRDD
- a CDS encoding bacterio-opsin activator domain-containing protein, with the protein product MGRTKSGTTQLAEGDYERLRRATETYREDLVLRLGAEVGLKPAEMSQFKPTHVVRRTHRGTDLYLLAVPADGRNAYLPSDVEHDVRKYVRANNIDETERVFPVTPRRLQMLVSSVGERAAEKTGREELVDVSSRDLRRYFARTLLSDGIHPSIVMRIGGWDRIESLAPLLDDPGEDAILDALSPESDESDVEPNQVETDRLRQVVETARTVGSALPTVSTRNEVEQTVCDRFSDSALYQFAWIESDTTDARASLAAAAGLDEASLEAIRQSLSGRDTDSADRASRTRTVQTATAADLPTGTARGSLAVVPLVHGETVYGVLYLALDRGDVTDPEADVLLTLGHHIGQAITAAERRKLLLADTVVQLEFQCSDHNDLLVRLSADLSCTVRLRGVVPIEAQSLLCFLTVRGAATEAVFDELMAAEAVENIRLIRDRGEESLLEVALSAGSTIMTLTSYDGTVSQFVAEDGVARFAGEFSNETPLRDVMADLTDTYPDTELVAKQEIERPARNTADFRQSLATRLTDKQQSVLRAAYLAGYFEWPRGSTAEDLADSIDISSPTLHQHLRTAQQKLLTSFFDDESEGQDSTLGL
- the acs gene encoding acetate--CoA ligase, which encodes MVDGDIEMETRLEDEVAFEPPEDFVAQANVSDSSIYDEFAANWPECWERAADLLDWDDEYEQVLDDSNPPFYKWFTEGKLNASYNCLDRHVENGDKNRAAIKWEGELGETRTYTYQDLYREVNEFSAALRAQGVEEDDVVTLYMPMIPELPIAMLACARIGAPHSVVFAGFSAEALATRMNSADSEYLVTCDGYYRRGDSLDHLDKANEGLDGVDHDVESVVVVDRLGGDGFDRDLRDNQHDWDDLLAEHDGHRVEPVERDAEDMIFLMYTSGTTGQPKGVKHTTGGYLSYAAWTSHAVLDIEPEDTYWCSADIGWITGHSYIVYGPLALGTTTVMYEGTPDYPECDRLWEIVEKYSVDIFYTAPTAIRAFMKWGEKFPESRDLSSLRLLGTVGEPINPRAWKWYHEHIGNGECPIVDTWWQTETGGMMITTLPGISTMKPGAAGPPLPGIDAQIVDTTGDEVEAGRAGYLTVNKPWPGMLRTLYNNDERYISEYWEEYSDTDSDDPDDWVYFPEDGAKIDADGYITILGRVDDVINVSGHRLGTMEIESAIVGVEGVAEAAVVGGTHDIKGEAVYAYVITEDGYEGDSDFHERIIEGVNDAIGPIARPEEVVFTPELPKTRSGKIMRRLLEDVANGDELGNTSTLRNPEIVEEIESKVNAQSD
- a CDS encoding DUF4212 domain-containing protein — its product is MSNETTESEIDSHETQAGRDTAARHEQIDYLNREVNLLKPSTPFMRDHLKVVWVSFITWALLTFGPPVLTYFAPELMTTQLPVIGFPAHYFLVAVLTPTSSLVLAFIYSRKRDQLDEKYGIDHTTTTEDTSSEKGGETAVTDGGSIE